The Takifugu flavidus isolate HTHZ2018 unplaced genomic scaffold, ASM371156v2 ctg551, whole genome shotgun sequence genome segment GTGACTTGATGGTTTGTGATCAGTGTATCAACCGACTCTTCTAAGGAAAACACAATTTTTCCTAAAATCACACGGATTAATTCTGGTCTCCAAGCAAGAATAAAATAATGATGGAGTTTCTGTAAAACATCACGAATAACATTTTCACATTGACCTCAAGTTgttgagtgagtgagtgagtgagtgagtgagtgagtgagtgagtgagtgagtgagtgagtgagtgaaataATGTCGCTCACGTGTCCAACCAGTGGTCATCGCTGGTTTACTTATTCTTCCATTCACAAACTCAGCAGAAACCTCCAGATTGTAAAACTCCTCCGGCTCCAGATCTGTGACAGTAATGTGGGGGTCTGTTGTTGTTAACTCCTGCACAATCTTCTGGCCTTTGCGACAGGTCACCATGTATTTCTTcacttctccagcagggggagtcCAGAGCATTAACAGTGAATATTGACTGACACGATGAACACTAACGTCTGTAGGACGGTCATCACCTGTGGAAATGATAGTTTCTATATGAAGTTGAAGGTGAAGGCAAATTAGGCCAGGATCAATTTCTTAGTCAGTAAAAGATCTGATTACAGTCTAGTTTGCAAAAGTTAATAACAAAAGTTTACGCCCTTGTTGACATAAATTTGCTAACATTGAAATAATGTCGCTCACGTGTGCAACCAGTGGTCATCGCTGGTTTACTTATTCTTCCATTCACAAACTCAGCAGAAACCTCCAGATTGTAAAACTCCTCCGGCTCCAGATCTGTGACAGTAATGTGGGGGTCTGTTGTTGTTAACTCCTGCACAATCTCCTGGCCTTTGCGACAGGTCACCATGTATTTCTTcacttctccagcagggggagtcCAGCGCAGAGACAGCGAATCCAGGCTGGTGTGATAAACTTTAATTTGTGTCAGACTGCCGATATCTGTGGGGACAATAGTTTCTCTTAGGTCTTGAAACTGGACGCCAGTTGACCAATGATGTCATTAACAGATGAGCGTACAGTCTAACTTGTATCATCGTGAGTCACCTGTTGAGGCCCATAGAGAGGTCGCGATGCTTTGACGTCCATCTTCTGCAATCCTTTTGATGGTGAAAGTGTATTTGCAGCCAGGACGGAGGTTTGGAACCTGCACAGCTTTGTAGTCCTCCATCACCAGGCTGCCAGCATGTGAGTCAGATGAGTAATCCACCTGCAGTTTGTAGcctgcagaggtgctggtgagCGGGAAAGCAAGAGTGACTGAGTCCTGCTCCACACTCAGGACTCTGATCGCCTCCTGTGGAGGGACACCTGCGAGGAGAGGAGCTCGTTTGAAggaccatccatcatccatcatccatccatccatccatcatccatccatccatccatcagccatcatccatccagccagccatccatccatccagccatccagccatcatccatccatcatccatcatccatccatccatccatcatccatccatccatccatccatccatccatcatccatccatccatccatccatccatccatcatccatcatccatccatccaaccatccatcatccatccatcatccatccatcatccatccttccatccatccatccatccatccatcatccatcatccatccatcatccatccatccatccatcatccatcatccatccatccatccatccatccatccatctcattGCAGGGCATTAGACTGGTCAATGGAGGGTGATTATGGCGCCCCCTGTTTAAtgatttggtttgattttttaAAGAATACATTCATAATAATCACTTTTAAGTATGTTTTTTCAGTGTCACATTAAAAAGGTATGAATAGTAATTTTGGGGGAGAAAATAGCTTCCTGTCCATCTATGGGGCAGGAGCCAGCCAAGCCCTGATCGCAGCAGGAATTCATCCAAATCCAGATGAAGTATGATGATGATCATCACTCCAAGCCCAGTTTGTTCTGTAAACATGTGTAACTGTTGGGAGGGCCCTACGTGATCTTTGGGGGTTCcataccttgctcaagggtacgaAAGCTCGCAAGGCCTGGCTAGTTCAGCTAGTTGTGCATTAAATCATGAGTATTTCTGAGCGCACTGGTATCCAGCTGTTAATGTTTAATAGTCTTGTGCTGGTTAGTGAACCTGACAGTCACACTTACTTCTACAGAAGGGCGCTGGTGACACAGCATTTCCTCCTCCATGAGGAATCTCACCAGAGGGTTTAGAGACCTGCTTTGTTGAGTGAGAGAAAACATTTAGAACAAGTGTGTGATACAGAGTCTTGATTATTCCAGTGATTGCTGCGTTTATATTTCAGGTTAGAGACAGAAACACTTACATTCTCATTCCTGTTCTGCATTTCAGCAATTCACACTTGATCTGGATTCCTTCTGCGCACAGAAACCAAAAATAACGTCTCTAAATGCTCATGGACAGAGCTCAAGTGATGGAAACAAAATCACTTCATGTTAAAGTTAATCCGTTAGTTTAAGCACCTTATTTTTTTCGTTATTTTTCACCTTTAACAAAGCACCTTTACTGCGTCCCATATCAGCCATAAAGGCACCAGGCCAGCCTTTAAACATGAATTTCCACTGTTCATTCACTGTATCAATTTATCACTGGTCAGGCATGGCACAAAAGATATGCGGAATGGATCTGACATGTGGCTTTGGAAGCACCGAAACCGAAACATTTACGTGAATTAATTACGCGTGGTCCCGTAAAACGCAATTTAATAAAACGTTAATTCCGCAAACATTTACAATATAGTGCATGATCCTCCACAGCTTAGGTACTAAactctttaaaaaagcaaaacaaaaactccAAACAGGCCTGCTTGAGGACGACAGACAAAAAGTGAAGCTAAACAAAAACAGTCGGTGTTACAAGCGACGAGAAGAAAAATCCTGTTGAAGAAATTAAAATGTCGCTATAATGACCTGTATAATGTGGTTTAATGTGTAGAAGTTCAGGAAGAATCGGTCGCCAGTAAAGCAGACGAACTCGTCTTTAATCCACTTACATTACTGTTGAAGTCACTTTCGGTTTTCGTTTCAGTGCCTCGTCAGTACCAGAACCTGGTGGGTGGACCGTGGTCGTCAGCGAGGCATTAACTGCAGTTTCTTATTTATCCACTGGGAGGCGTCAAATCAGGAGTTATGGGCACAACTATTATGTGCTATAAATATTTCACCCTTAATGTCTAAAAGTGCTACACAGATGTGGGACTCTATGTATATTACAATCAATTTTAACACGTTGTTGTGTTCACCTTcgaaaatatttcatttttcagtCCAGTATGACTAAATGTGGTGTATAAAGAGAAATTGTGGAGCAGGGCAAACCTGTTTGAAGAGGTTTACTTGAATAGTAATTTGAGTTATTCTCATTATCTCAAAAGCGATATAGGAAAAGACAAATGGATTCCAAAATGTGGGGCTCGTGCACGATGTTAAATGCTTAAATTGTGGCGATCAAAAGGGAGGATGAATTCATCTCCATCACCTGAGGACATTCAAGGGTGCGGTCATCTTTTGAATGTTCACCTGGAGGACATATTGATGATCTGATATGGGCGATCAGATCCATATATCGATCTCtgtatatatagatagatatctACATATATCTCTCTATAgaaatatctatctatatatatctatatatatatatatatatatccttTTATACGTACACTTGTGGTAAATAGGGCAATGAGGGATTGTGAAATCAACCTCACAACAGATCTACAGGAACACCACTAAaggtctgtttttgtttttgtctcttttataatcttttctttttgtcaatGTTTGTATGTTGCCTGTGAGCATATAGGCACCCGTAGCATCTGAATCCTGTAGCAAAACGGGCCTGAACCACAAAACTTTGCAACAAGCTGGTCTGTTTAAAGCATTTTTGGCACTGAATTCCTGAATGTTAAAGCCAGTTAGGCTCCCTTTTATAGACATCCCAGAGGCTCAGATCACCGCTAAAAATGAAGATAACtaattaaaaagagagagagagagaaagtaatGGTCGGGAATATGGAGTTAGCACATATCGCATGTAGCACTGTTTACAGGTAGCCTCTCAGTCAAAGCTGGATAAATATGAGGGCTTTGTCACCACAAGATGCCTCAGATGTCCACAGAAGGAGCTCCAAAGAGTCAGCTGGATGAAGTGTTGAACAGTTGCTAGAAAGAATTGTTTTAAGTGCTCTTTTTAGACTCTGATTccatttctttccttctttttttggtcCATTAGCGGCCGTCCACCAATCAAAGCAAAACGCACAATCGCACACGGATTTTAAACTCGGTCTCCTTTGCAAAGTTGCACCTGTTGTCTTGGTTTGTTTCTCTTTGAATTCAGAAACCCAAGACCTGAGATggggaaaacagaagtgaaatacTGGAACTTAAGAAAAACAAGAttatatttaaaagaaatggattgttattataaataaatgaggTAATGATATTTCTGTTTACTTTAGAATATTCTACACTGTATGCTGTGATTCTGATCTGggaaacattaaagaaattcATAGCCAGTCCGTCCGTTTTGTCTGTTTAATTGAATTAAACGGGAACTCATTTTGTCATATTTGAGAACAATAGCTGACATAACGTCAAAGATCCAAAGATTTCACTTTAACATCCTTAAAATTTGCTTTCAAGGAGCTGAAAGTGAAATCAGAATACAATGTAATTTGTTGATTGAAGAacagaataaacacatttttcaaacTAATAATTTCAACAATCTTGTGGGATTGAGAGCCTGCAGCATTTCTGTTGGCTTctggtttgatttatttatctgcAGCTGGTTGTCCTGAGTATTCCAGACCTTCCTCTCCCCAGCCTCCAGGACAAGGAGGAAATGGATGGGACATGTAGTCCTTTAGGAGGGTTTTGCATATTTGTTGTACGCATCTGTTtgaaaaggaacaaaacaaCATTAAGAGTTTGTGGCTGCTCCACCAGTTGGTCAAGCTTGAGTTCAATTCCACGGTGAAAGTCTGGCACTGGGATGTGGAAAACATTCTAATGCTGGAGCCATTtgttaaatgtctttaattccATTTAATAGTTCACCTCAAGTTATATTGTAGCAATTTagattttgttttcttaaattgTTAACTTACtttattttctatttgtttCCCTCTCTTGCTTTGAATCTTTGATATTTACTTTATATTCTGAAGCAAACACCAAATTTCATTGCATGGTCGGGTTTACAATGAAAATAAAGGCTTTTAATTCAGTTGAAAAAAACACTAATGAGTTTAAATAAGTAGCAGTGATTTGCACACGCTGCAGGAATCCACAGCAACCCTGTGAGGATCTACATCTCTGATCACCACCATCCTTTGGTGAACATCTGGAAGTATATTCCATTCACCTTTTCTACTCCTTTAATGTGAACTCTGATTAAATGTGAACTCTAACTGTGACTTGATGGTTTGTGATCAGTGTATCAACCGACTCTTCTAAGGAAAACACAATTTTTCCAAAATCACACTGATTAATTTCTGGTCTCCAAgtaagaataaaaataatgatgagTTTCTGTAAAACATCATGAATAACATTTTCACATTGACCTCAAGTTGTTCActttgtgagtgagtgagtgagtgagtgagtgagtgagtgagtgagtgagtgagtgagtgagtgagtgagtgagtgagtgagtaatGTTGATTTCACTCACATGTGAGATCCTTTGCCCTGGCCGGTTTACTTATTCTTCCATTCACAAACTCAGCAGAAACCTCCAGATCGTAAAACTCCCTCAGTTTCAGACCTGTGACAGTAATGTAGGGGGCTGTTGTTGTTAACTTCTGCACAATCTCCTGGCCTTTGCGACAGGTCACCATGTATTTGTTCACTTCTCCAGAAGGGGGAGTCCAATGCATTAACCGTGCATTTTGTCCGACACGATGAACTCCTACGTCTGTAGGACGGTCATCATCTGTGGAAATGATAGTTACTATATGAAGTTGAAGGTGAAGACAAATTAGGTCAGGATCAATTTCTTAGTCATTAACAGATCAGAGTACAGTCTAACTTGTAAAGTTAATAATAAAGGTTTATGTCCTTGTTGACATAAATTTGCTAACATTGAAATAGTGTCGCTCACGTGTGCAACCAGTGGTCATCGCTGGTTTACTTATTCTTCCATTCACAAACTCAGCAGAAACCTCCAGATTGTAAAACTCCTCCGGCTCCAGATCTGTGACAGTAATGTGGGGGTCTGTTGTTGTTAACTCCTGCACAATCTCCTGGCCTTTGCGACAGGTCACCATGTATTTCTTcacttctccagcagggggagtcCAGAGCATTAACAGTGAATATTGACTGACACGATGAACACTAACGTCTGTAGGACGGTCATCACCTGTGGAAATGATAGTTTCTATATGAAGTTGAAGGTGAAGGCAAATTAGGCCAGGATCAATTTCTTAGTCAGTAAAAGATCTGATTACAGTCTAGTTGCAAAAGTTAATAACAAAAGTTTACGTCCCTGTTGACATAAATTTGCTAACATTGAAATAATGTCGCTCACGTGTGCAACCAGTGGTCATCGCTGGTTACTTATTTTTCCATTCACAAACTCAGCAGAAACCTCCAGATCGTAAAACTCCTTTGGCTCCAGATCTGTGACAGTAATGTGGgggtctgttgttgttgttaactccTGCACAATCTCCTGGCCTTTGCAACAGGTCACCAGGTATTTCTTcacttctccagcagggggagtcCAGCACAGAGACAGCGAATCCAGGCTGGTGTGATAAACTTTAATTTGTGTCAGACTGCCGATATCTGTGGGGACAATAGTTTCTCTTAGGTCCTGAAACTGGACGCCAGTTGACCAATGATGTCATTAACAGATGAGCGTACAGTCTAACTTGTATCATCGTGAGTCACCTGTTGAGGCCCATAGAGAGGATGCGATGCTTTGACGTCCATCTTCTGCAATCCTTTTGATGGTGAAAGTGTATTTGCAGTCAGGACAGAGGTTTGGAACCTGCACAGCTTGTAGTCCTCCATCACCAGGCTGCCAGCATGTGAGTCAGATGAGTAATCCACCTGCAGTTTGTAGcctgcagaggtgctggtgagCGGGAAAGCAAGAGTGACTGAGTCCTGCTCCACACTCAGGACTCTGATCGCCTCCTGTGGAGGGACACCctgcgagaggagaggagctcgtTGGAAggaccatccatcatccatcatccatccatccatccatcatccatccatccatccatcatccatccatcatccatccatcatccatctatccatccatcatccatccatcatcatcagtgagtgagtgagtgagtgagtgagtgagtgagtgagtgagtgagtgagtgagtgagtgagtgagtgagtgagtgagtgagtgagtgagtgagtgagagagtaaTATTGATTTTACTCACATATGAGATCCTTCACCCTGGCCGGTTTACTTATTCTTCCATTCACAAACTCAGCAGAAACCTCCATTGTAAAACTCCTCCGGCTCCAGATCTGTGACAGTAATGTGGGGGTCTGTTGTTGTTAACTCCTGCACAATCTCCTGGCCTTTGCGACAGGTCACCAGGTATTTCTTcacttctccagcagggggagtcCAGAGCATTAACAGTGAATTTGGTCTGATGTCATGAACTCTAACGTCTGTAGGACGGTCATCATCTGTGGAAATGATAGTTACTATATGAAGTTGAAGGTGAAGGCAACTTAGGCCAGGATCAATTTCTTAGTCATTAACAGATCAGAGTACAGTCTAACTTGTAAAGTTAATAATAAAAGTTTATGTCCTTGTCGACATAAATTTGCTAACATTGAAATAATGTCGCTCACGTGTGCAACCAGTGGTCATCGCTGGTTTACTTATTCTTCTATTCACAAACTCAGCAGAAACCTCCATATTGTAAAACTCCTCCGGCTCCAGATCTGTGACAGTAATGTGGGGGTCTGTTGTTGTTAACTCCTGCACAATCTCCTGGCCTTTGCGACAGGTCACCATGTATTTCTTcacttctccagcagggggagtcCAGAGCATTAACAGTGAATTTGTTCTGATGTCATGAACTCTAACGTTTGTAGGACGGTCATCATCTGTGGAAATGATAGTTACTATATGAAGTTGAAGGTGAAGGCAACTTAGGCCAGGATCAATTTCTTAGTCATTAACAGATCAGAGTACAGTCTAACTTGTAAAGTTAATAACAAAAGTTTATGTCCTTGTCGACATAAATTTGCTAACATTGAAATAATGTCGCTCACGTGTGCAACCAGTGGTCATCGCTGGTTTACTTATTCTTCTATTCACAAACTCAGCAGAAACCTCCAGATTGTAAAACTCTCCGGCTCCAGATCTGTGACAGTAATGTGGGGGTCTGTTGTTGTTAACTCCTGCACAATCTCCTGGCCTTTGCGACAGGTCACCAGGTATTTCTTcacttctccagcagggggagtcCAGCACAGAGACAGTGAATCCAGGCTGGTGTGATAAACTGCAAC includes the following:
- the LOC130520838 gene encoding collagen alpha-1(XII) chain-like isoform X6 — its product is MTTGCTRDDRPTDVSVHRVSQYSLLMLWTPPAGEVKKYMVTCRKGQEIVQELTTTDPHITVTDLEPEEFYNLEVSAEFVNGRISKPAMTTGCTHIGSLTQIKVYHTSLDSLSLRWTPPAGEVKKYMVTCRKGQEIVQELTTTDPHITVTDLEPEEFYNLEVSAEFVNGRISKPAMTTGCTRDDRPTDVSVHRVSQYSLLMLWTPPAGEVKKYMVTCRKGQKIVQELTTTDPHITVTDLEPEEFYNLEVSAEFVNGRISKPAMTTGWTHIGSLTQIKVYHTSLDSLSLRWTPPAGEVKNYLVTCRKGQEIVQELTTTDPHITVTDLEPKEFYDLEVSAEL
- the LOC130520838 gene encoding fibronectin-like isoform X4, with the translated sequence MQNRNENVSKPSGEIPHGGGNAVSPAPFCRSVPPQEAIRVLSVEQDSVTLAFPLTSTSAGYKLQVDYSSDSHAGSLVMEDYKAVQVPNLRPGCKYTFTIKRIAEDGRQSIATSLWASTDIGSLTQIKVYHTSLDSLSLRWTPPAGEVKKYMVTCRKGQEIVQELTTTDPHITVTDLEPEEFYNLEVSAEFVNGRISKPAMTTGCTRDDRPTDVSVHRVSQYSLLMLWTPPAGEVKKYMVTCRKGQKIVQELTTTDPHITVTDLEPEEFYNLEVSAEFVNGRISKPAMTTGWTHIGSLTQIKVYHTSLDSLSLRWTPPAGEVKNYLVTCRKGQEIVQELTTTDPHITVTDLEPKEFYDLEVSAEL
- the LOC130520838 gene encoding fibronectin-like isoform X3 encodes the protein MQNRNENQVSKPSGEIPHGGGNAVSPAPFCRSVPPQEAIRVLSVEQDSVTLAFPLTSTSAGYKLQVDYSSDSHAGSLVMEDYKAVQVPNLRPGCKYTFTIKRIAEDGRQSIATSLWASTDIGSLTQIKVYHTSLDSLSLRWTPPAGEVKKYMVTCRKGQEIVQELTTTDPHITVTDLEPEEFYNLEVSAEFVNGRISKPAMTTGCTRDDRPTDVSVHRVSQYSLLMLWTPPAGEVKKYMVTCRKGQKIVQELTTTDPHITVTDLEPEEFYNLEVSAEFVNGRISKPAMTTGWTHIGSLTQIKVYHTSLDSLSLRWTPPAGEVKNYLVTCRKGQEIVQELTTTDPHITVTDLEPKEFYDLEVSAEL
- the LOC130520838 gene encoding fibronectin-like isoform X5, encoding MTTGCTLTIISTDDDRPTNVRVHDIRTNSLLMLWTPPAGEVKKYMVTCRKGQEIVQELTTTDPHITVTDLEPEEFYNMEVSAEFVNRRISKPAMTTGCTRDDRPTDVSVHRVSQYSLLMLWTPPAGEVKKYMVTCRKGQEIVQELTTTDPHITVTDLEPEEFYNLEVSAEFVNGRISKPAMTTGCTHIGSLTQIKVYHTSLDSLSLRWTPPAGEVKKYMVTCRKGQEIVQELTTTDPHITVTDLEPEEFYNLEVSAEFVNGRISKPAMTTGCTRDDRPTDVSVHRVSQYSLLMLWTPPAGEVKKYMVTCRKGQKIVQELTTTDPHITVTDLEPEEFYNLEVSAEFVNGRISKPAMTTGWTRPLQ
- the LOC130520838 gene encoding tenascin-R-like isoform X1, with translation MTTGCTLTIISTDDDRPTNVRVHDIRTNSLLMLWTPPAGEVKKYMVTCRKGQEIVQELTTTDPHITVTDLEPEEFYNMEVSAEFVNRRISKPAMTTGCTRDDRPTDVSVHRVSQYSLLMLWTPPAGEVKKYMVTCRKGQEIVQELTTTDPHITVTDLEPEEFYNLEVSAEFVNGRISKPAMTTGCTHIGSLTQIKVYHTSLDSLSLRWTPPAGEVKKYMVTCRKGQEIVQELTTTDPHITVTDLEPEEFYNLEVSAEFVNGRISKPAMTTGCTRDDRPTDVSVHRVSQYSLLMLWTPPAGEVKKYMVTCRKGQKIVQELTTTDPHITVTDLEPEEFYNLEVSAEFVNGRISKPAMTTGWTHIGSLTQIKVYHTSLDSLSLRWTPPAGEVKNYLVTCRKGQEIVQELTTTDPHITVTDLEPKEFYDLEVSAEL
- the LOC130520838 gene encoding fibronectin-like isoform X2, with amino-acid sequence MTTGCTHDDRPTNVRVHDIRTNSLLMLWTPPAGEVKKYMVTCRKGQEIVQELTTTDPHITVTDLEPEEFYNMEVSAEFVNRRISKPAMTTGCTRDDRPTDVSVHRVSQYSLLMLWTPPAGEVKKYMVTCRKGQEIVQELTTTDPHITVTDLEPEEFYNLEVSAEFVNGRISKPAMTTGCTHIGSLTQIKVYHTSLDSLSLRWTPPAGEVKKYMVTCRKGQEIVQELTTTDPHITVTDLEPEEFYNLEVSAEFVNGRISKPAMTTGCTRDDRPTDVSVHRVSQYSLLMLWTPPAGEVKKYMVTCRKGQKIVQELTTTDPHITVTDLEPEEFYNLEVSAEFVNGRISKPAMTTGWTHIGSLTQIKVYHTSLDSLSLRWTPPAGEVKNYLVTCRKGQEIVQELTTTDPHITVTDLEPKEFYDLEVSAEL